One Glycine soja cultivar W05 chromosome 2, ASM419377v2, whole genome shotgun sequence genomic region harbors:
- the LOC114386231 gene encoding abscisate beta-glucosyltransferase-like, with protein MALKTGSVEMFFFPFVGGGHQIPMIDTARVFASHGAKSTILVTPSNALNFQNSIKRDQQSGLPIAIHTFSADIPDTDMSAGPFIDTSALLEPLRQLLIQRPPDCIVVDMFHRWAGDVVYELGIPRIVFTGNGCFARCVHDNVRHVALESLGSDSEPFVVPNLPDRIEMTRSQLPVFLRTPSQFPDRVRQLEEKSFGTFVNSFHDLEPAYAEQVKNKWGKKAWIIGPVSLCNRTAEDKTERGKLPTIDEEKCLNWLNSKKPNSVLYVSFGSLLRLPSEQLKEIACGLEASEQSFIWVVRNIHNNPSENKENGNGNFLPEGFEQRMKETGKGLVLRGWAPQLLILEHVAIKGFMTHCGWNSTLESVCAGVPMITWPLSAEQFSNEKLITEVLKIGVQVGSREWLSWNSEWKDLVGREKVESAVRKLMVESEEAEEMTTRVKDIAEKAKRAVEEGGTSYADAEALIEELKARRLARQD; from the coding sequence ATGGCCCTCAAAACTGGTTCAGTTGAAATGTTCTTCTTCCCCTTCGTAGGAGGAGGACATCAGATTCCAATGATAGACACAGCAAGAGTGTTCGCATCTCACGGAGCCAAATCAACCATTCTAGTCACACCCTCCAACGCTCTAAACTTCCAAAACTCAATCAAGCGCGACCAACAATCCGGTCTTCCCATCGCCATTCACACCTTCTCCGCCGACATACCCGACACAGACATGTCTGCCGGTCCCTTCATCGACACCTCGGCCCTCCTCGAACCTCTTCGGCAGCTCCTCATCCAACGCCCCCCGGATTGCATTGTTGTCGACATGTTCCATCGCTGGGCCGGCGATGTCGTTTACGAGCTCGGGATCCCAAGAATAGTCTTCACCGGCAATGGGTGCTTCGCACGCTGCGTCCACGACAACGTAAGACATGTTGCCCTTGAGAGTCTCGGTTCAGACTCAGAGCCTTTTGTTGTCCCCAATCTACCCGACAGGATCGAAATGACGAGGTCTCAGCTTCCGGTTTTTCTGAGAACTCCTTCTCAGTTTCCTGATAGGGTGAGGCAGCTAGAGGAGAAGAGTTTCGGAACTTTTGTCAACAGCTTCCATGACTTGGAACCTGCTTATGCTGAGCAAGTGAAAAACAAGTGGGGGAAGAAGGCGTGGATTATAGGACCAGTGTCCCTTTGCAACAGAACTGCAGAAGATAAAACCGAGAGAGGGAAGCTACCCACTATTGATGAGGAAAAATGCTTGAATTGGTTGAATTCTAAGAAACCAAATTCAGTTCTTTATGTAAGCTTTGGAAGCCTGCTTCGGTTACCCTCTGAACAGTTAAAGGAAATTGCTTGTGGTCTTGAAGCTTCTGAACAATCGTTCATTTGGGTGGTGAGGAATATCCATAACAACCCAtcagaaaacaaagaaaatgggAACGGAAACTTTCTTCCGGAAGGGTTTGAGCAGAGGATGAAGGAAACGGGTAAAGGGTTGGTTCTTAGAGGTTGGGCTCCTCAGTTGTTGATTTTGGAGCATGTTGCAATCAAAGGGTTTATGACCCATTGTGGATGGAACTCCACTTTGGAAAGTGTGTGTGCGGGAGTGCCTATGATTACGTGGCCTCTCTCGGCCGAGCAATTTTCGAATGAGAAGTTGATAACTGAGGTTTTGAAGATTGGTGTTCAAGTGGGAAGCAGAGAGTGGTTGTCGTGGAATTCAGAATGGAAAGATTTGGTGGGAAGAGAGAAGGTGGAATCCGCAGTGAGGAAGTTGATGGTGGAGAGTGAAGAGGCAGAGGAAATGACAACAAGAGTCAAAGACATTGCAGAGAAAGCTAAAAGAGCCGTGGAAGAAGGTGGAACATCTTACGCTGATGCTGAGGCGTTGATTGAGGAGCTTAAAGCTCGCAGATTGGCGAGACAAGATTAG
- the LOC114386224 gene encoding CBS domain-containing protein CBSX1, chloroplastic-like: MSSIHLLNTLAVPLRSFSPPSLFPQCHSPLRSSSAVPKRRRFSNSSGFRLASSQTVNSVPRANGTYTVSDFMTKKQDLHVVKTTTTVDEALEALVNNRISGLPVIDEDWNLVGVVSDYDLLAIDSISGGPQSDANLFPDVDSTWKTFNELQKLLSKTNGQVVGDLMTPTPLVVHESTSLEEAARLLLETKYRRLPVVDDDGKLVGLITRGNIVKAALLSKRAGEW, translated from the exons atgagtTCGATTCATTTGTTAAACACTCTTGCTGTTCCGCTTCGTTCTTTTTCTCCTCCGTCGCTCTTTCCGCAATGCCATTCTCCTCTCCGTTCTTCTTCCGCTGTTCCAAAACGGCGTCGTTTCTCTAACTCCTCTGGGTTCCGTCTTGCTTCAAGTCAAACCGTGAATTCGGTTCCG CGTGCGAATGGAACTTACACCGTTTCGGATTTCATGACAAAGAAGCAAGATTTGCATGTTGTCAAAACCACCACCACCGTTGATGAAG cTTTGGAGGCTCTTGTAAACAACAGAATCAGTGGTCTTCCGGTGATCGATGAGGACTGGAATCTG GTTGGAGTTGTTTCTGATTATGACTTATTGGCTATTGATTCGATATCAG GAGGTCCTCAAAGTGATGCAAACTTGTTCCCCGACGTCGATAGTACTTGGAAA ACGTTCAATGAGTTACAAAAGCTGCTTAGTAAGACTAATGGCCAAGTTGTTGGTGACTTGATGACTCCAACTCCACTTGTTGTTCATGAATCGACTAGTCTTGAGGAAGCTGCTAG GCTGTTACTTGAAACAAAATATCGTCGACTACCTGTGGTAGATGATGATGGAAAGCTG GTTGGACTTATTACACGGGGAAATATTGTTAAGGCGGCTCTACTATCAAAACGTGCTGGAGAGTGGTGA